One genomic region from Leptospira tipperaryensis encodes:
- the tgt gene encoding tRNA guanosine(34) transglycosylase Tgt: MIFRTTSEDSKTRARTGILDLNGVKLNTPVFMPVGTRGVVKTLNTEDLEELEYSLILGNTYHLYLRPGTSVLDQFGGLKKFMTWKGALLTDSGGYQVFSLNSLFKYETDGVRFQSHIDGSRHYFTPGSVIDVQRSIGSDIMMVLDDCAPFDSSPERLRQSLDRTHRWAEMSVEHWEKNKNSQHLFGIFQGGIDLDSRLESLKAIASLPFDGIAIGGLSVGEPRKDFIRILDGISSHTDRSRPLYLMGVGTVPDILDGVKNGVDMFDCVLPTRNARNGQVFTSLGKVNLRNEKWKNSDAPMDPNCQCKVCKRYSIGYIRHLHHVGEITAFSLSTFHNLFFMKNFLSEIQKSIQAGEFLETYARWKNLYEKPEFSG; this comes from the coding sequence ATGATTTTTAGAACGACTTCCGAGGATTCAAAAACTCGAGCCAGAACCGGAATTCTTGATCTCAACGGAGTAAAACTGAACACTCCCGTTTTTATGCCCGTAGGTACTCGAGGCGTTGTCAAAACCCTCAATACGGAAGATCTGGAAGAACTTGAGTATTCTTTAATATTAGGAAACACATATCATCTCTATCTCCGACCGGGAACTTCCGTCTTGGATCAATTCGGAGGTTTGAAGAAATTCATGACCTGGAAGGGAGCTCTTCTCACAGACAGCGGAGGATATCAGGTCTTCAGTCTCAATTCTCTCTTTAAATATGAAACGGACGGCGTTCGCTTTCAATCTCATATCGACGGAAGTCGTCACTATTTCACTCCCGGATCCGTGATCGATGTGCAGAGAAGTATCGGCTCGGATATCATGATGGTCTTGGATGACTGCGCTCCTTTTGATTCGAGTCCGGAACGTCTGAGACAATCTTTGGACCGAACGCATCGTTGGGCGGAAATGTCAGTCGAACATTGGGAGAAGAATAAGAATTCTCAACATCTCTTTGGAATTTTTCAAGGAGGAATCGATCTGGATTCTCGTCTGGAGAGTTTGAAAGCGATCGCATCATTGCCGTTTGACGGGATTGCCATCGGAGGACTCTCTGTCGGAGAACCGAGAAAGGATTTTATTCGAATCTTAGATGGAATTTCTTCTCACACCGATCGAAGTCGACCGCTCTACTTGATGGGCGTAGGAACGGTTCCCGATATTTTGGACGGAGTGAAGAATGGAGTCGATATGTTTGACTGCGTACTTCCGACCAGAAACGCGAGAAACGGACAAGTCTTTACATCTTTAGGAAAGGTCAATCTCCGAAATGAGAAATGGAAGAACTCGGATGCGCCTATGGACCCGAATTGTCAGTGCAAAGTTTGCAAGAGATACAGCATCGGCTATATCAGACATCTTCATCACGTCGGAGAGATCACTGCATTTTCACTTTCAACATTTCATAATTTGTTTTTCATGAAAAACTTTCTCTCTGAGATACAAAAATCCATTCAAGCAGGAGAATTTTTAGAAACTTATGCCAGATGGAAAAATTTGTACGAAAAGCCTGAATTTTCCGGTTGA
- a CDS encoding Fur family transcriptional regulator, with protein sequence MNREKQEAILNKTEPAVRMEMQTFSQYLQKEGLKITNQRMLVAERIFSLHNHFTAEGLLEEFKDQRDQISKATIYRILSIMVSAGLLQEHNFGKDYKYYEHIIGHKHHDHIICTVCGKIVEFVDERIEQLQEQAAKDNGFRITGHSLNIYGTCSEHTSGR encoded by the coding sequence ATGAACCGAGAAAAACAAGAAGCCATCTTAAACAAAACCGAACCCGCGGTCCGCATGGAAATGCAGACCTTTTCCCAATACCTTCAGAAAGAAGGACTCAAGATCACCAATCAGAGAATGTTGGTCGCGGAGAGAATTTTTTCTCTTCACAATCACTTCACCGCGGAAGGACTTTTGGAAGAATTCAAAGATCAGAGAGATCAAATCTCCAAAGCGACGATCTATCGAATTCTTTCAATCATGGTTTCTGCAGGTCTTCTCCAAGAACATAACTTTGGGAAAGATTATAAATACTACGAACATATCATCGGACACAAACATCACGATCATATCATCTGTACAGTCTGCGGAAAAATTGTGGAATTTGTAGACGAAAGAATCGAACAGCTTCAAGAGCAAGCGGCGAAAGACAACGGATTCAGAATCACAGGTCACAGCTTAAACATCTACGGAACCTGTAGCGAACACACTTCCGGTAGATGA
- a CDS encoding DUF2628 domain-containing protein yields the protein MKGRGNERLQSLLNGYEKDQNREFIGNKADYYFKKWEKMKNNSSALKIYSWNWGSILLGPIWYAYRKMYSIAIIYYALIIGASFVVFYLLKKDLPGSAFGGGALVFGLMGNYTYLDFMSKKTQKIAEDPGKDEMEKLEECKKQGRTDVKAAILAGIPIVVGVILEFVK from the coding sequence GTGAAAGGAAGAGGAAATGAAAGACTGCAAAGTCTTTTGAACGGATATGAGAAGGATCAAAATCGGGAATTTATAGGTAACAAGGCCGATTATTATTTTAAAAAATGGGAAAAGATGAAAAACAATTCATCTGCTCTGAAAATTTATTCCTGGAACTGGGGTTCGATTCTTTTAGGACCGATTTGGTATGCCTATCGAAAGATGTATTCGATCGCTATCATCTACTATGCGCTTATCATCGGTGCGTCCTTCGTCGTTTTTTATTTATTAAAGAAGGATCTTCCGGGTTCTGCTTTTGGAGGCGGGGCCTTAGTCTTTGGCTTGATGGGAAATTATACTTATCTGGATTTCATGTCTAAAAAAACTCAGAAGATTGCTGAGGATCCAGGAAAAGACGAGATGGAAAAGTTGGAAGAATGTAAGAAACAAGGTCGGACCGACGTAAAAGCGGCGATCTTGGCCGGTATTCCGATCGTGGTTGGCGTAATTCTCGAGTTTGTAAAATAA
- a CDS encoding STAS domain-containing protein: MEITRRESGNIVILDINGEIDLYNAPEIKDVIAKLIEEQKYYTIINLEKVSYIDSSGIGALISSLSNLKKYQGGLKIINVSGSVRKVFELTKLTSFFEIFDNEAEAVSAFK; encoded by the coding sequence ATGGAAATAACCAGAAGAGAAAGCGGGAACATTGTGATTCTGGACATAAACGGAGAGATCGATCTCTACAATGCCCCAGAGATAAAAGATGTAATCGCTAAACTCATCGAGGAACAAAAATATTATACCATTATCAATCTGGAAAAAGTTTCCTACATTGACTCGTCTGGTATTGGTGCATTGATTTCCAGCCTCTCCAACCTGAAAAAGTATCAGGGGGGACTTAAAATTATCAACGTCTCCGGATCGGTAAGAAAGGTGTTCGAGCTTACAAAGCTTACGTCCTTCTTCGAGATCTTTGATAATGAAGCAGAGGCAGTGTCTGCCTTCAAGTAA
- a CDS encoding lipoprotein LipL71: MKSIQRKISSAFIILLTGVLIACGAELPIQELSDAKNSITRAKSAGAEKYAPAELEEARKSLLNAHQKASEEDLAETKKSAEYARAKALDASEKSFPSTVDEARKESTASIDSADEAYASQLASEPYNSAVQLRKEGDTLRETADRTLESYPRESGDDAKLRTRLAAFDQYEASRQKYADSKKSADESKVLALSQKQQLIDSLADIEKNLSDADKYAEGKDPEVTETRNRLDSAKAKIEEGKIKDGYAEIDDIRKKSGELVAKNIKAYAEKQKELAKQSIASSTTKLASFDKTKINASRDFQVSYQRAEENLKAAEESRVSAEDLYSSEKYEDSIARSEEAIRLSRIVVDQSAELAERMERKTGDNVANRDTKTGKDGKNNKTETTEGKNSSPKIGEDGLPEGWKRYVVRKKVPADCLWRIAKDKRHYGTSRLWKRIYEANRGKIKNPNLIFPKQVLLIPPAKGPTKFNKNQVPSKKKPAAAEEVEAIEQNQKPATTEEAEPETGGEDAESKKKNEVKEPETSGDEAGSEVAPEEENAEEENPENLQ; the protein is encoded by the coding sequence ATGAAATCAATACAAAGAAAAATATCCTCCGCTTTTATAATTTTACTCACAGGTGTCCTGATCGCCTGTGGAGCAGAACTTCCGATTCAGGAGTTGAGCGACGCAAAGAATTCGATCACGAGAGCGAAATCTGCGGGCGCTGAAAAATATGCTCCTGCAGAATTAGAGGAAGCTCGTAAGAGTTTATTGAATGCGCATCAGAAGGCATCGGAAGAAGATTTAGCAGAAACAAAAAAGTCAGCCGAGTATGCGAGAGCAAAGGCCTTAGACGCATCTGAAAAATCCTTCCCTTCTACCGTTGATGAGGCAAGAAAAGAATCCACTGCATCGATTGATTCCGCCGACGAAGCTTACGCTTCTCAGCTGGCCTCCGAACCTTATAACTCTGCGGTTCAACTTCGTAAAGAAGGGGATACGCTTCGTGAAACTGCGGATAGAACCTTAGAATCCTATCCAAGAGAATCCGGAGACGACGCGAAGTTAAGAACTCGTTTGGCCGCCTTTGATCAGTATGAAGCATCACGTCAGAAATATGCGGATTCTAAAAAGTCGGCAGATGAATCAAAAGTGTTGGCTCTTTCTCAGAAACAACAACTGATCGATTCACTTGCAGACATAGAAAAGAATCTGAGTGATGCGGATAAATACGCAGAAGGAAAAGATCCTGAAGTTACGGAAACGAGAAATCGTTTGGATTCCGCAAAAGCCAAGATTGAAGAAGGAAAAATCAAAGACGGCTACGCTGAAATTGATGATATTCGCAAAAAATCAGGCGAACTCGTAGCAAAAAATATCAAGGCCTATGCTGAAAAGCAAAAGGAACTTGCGAAGCAGAGCATCGCTTCCTCTACAACAAAATTAGCATCCTTTGATAAAACAAAAATCAACGCTTCCAGAGATTTCCAAGTTTCTTACCAAAGAGCCGAAGAAAATCTGAAAGCCGCAGAAGAATCCAGAGTTTCCGCCGAGGATCTCTATTCTTCTGAAAAATATGAAGATTCCATCGCTCGCTCCGAAGAAGCAATTCGTCTTTCCAGAATAGTCGTAGACCAATCAGCAGAACTTGCTGAAAGAATGGAGAGAAAGACTGGAGACAACGTCGCGAATCGTGACACAAAAACCGGAAAAGATGGAAAGAACAACAAGACGGAAACTACGGAAGGAAAGAATTCTTCTCCAAAAATCGGAGAGGATGGATTACCGGAAGGTTGGAAACGTTATGTGGTTCGTAAAAAAGTTCCTGCGGATTGCCTCTGGAGAATCGCGAAGGACAAGAGACACTACGGAACTTCTCGACTTTGGAAAAGAATCTACGAAGCAAACCGCGGTAAGATTAAGAATCCAAACTTGATTTTCCCAAAACAAGTATTACTCATTCCTCCTGCAAAAGGACCTACGAAGTTTAATAAAAATCAGGTTCCAAGCAAGAAGAAGCCGGCTGCGGCAGAAGAAGTAGAGGCAATTGAGCAAAATCAAAAGCCGGCAACTACGGAAGAAGCAGAGCCTGAAACCGGCGGTGAAGATGCGGAGAGCAAAAAGAAGAATGAAGTGAAGGAACCGGAAACATCCGGGGACGAAGCTGGTTCGGAAGTTGCTCCTGAAGAAGAAAACGCCGAAGAGGAAAATCCGGAAAATCTACAGTAA